In a genomic window of Salminus brasiliensis chromosome 12, fSalBra1.hap2, whole genome shotgun sequence:
- the LOC140573780 gene encoding uncharacterized protein gives MAELLQKFFNLFEFRRNEMDPQIREQLQERLQKYISDTLDDIKTLKDFCNKEQEWIRHRKAEITIMRDIKTREKQISGNVKREELEEVLGEVLNDTLEGLRNLQPFLDAVERLAVTSLFVFMDKSVQLVGVSSEAVRSVISTARMVSPLLIHFKRDAGAFFLPNLGNVDVLIFQLDKYIGFTQQLCRTISKNRPGVKDICNNPLWEFSFTMNGSTISLIDHLSKIRKDESFRLSFLFKENAQYFMETYSECRTRMFRFLSKLEETAVKLDKMKKGSSISTVAGSSVGIAGSVLSIVGLALAPVTAGVSLALTLTGVGLGVTSGVNSLVTGITEMAVNKHHGGTANNIFQKFMKDVQSILNCLENASSQCPVPTVDEYDMAIAGKVIARTGAVSRGIDALVDGASAVRALRSKEVARKAVSLGLQEAKAARNIPKLAADLPDIGQLAKGTPLALSKMARAGFITLNALFIGVDVFFICKESESLAKGEQSEMSQLLRCRSSLWRTEIDSWDKICMSLYEQKDTFKENLDILDQPLNLAGFWLAIWKCWKGIKKISNAFTDLLELVE, from the exons ATGGCGGAACT tttacagaagtTCTTCAATCTTTTTGAATTCAGAAGGAATGAAATGGACCCCCAGATCAG GGAGCAACTACAGGAACGCCTGCAGAAGTACATCTCGGACACACTTGACGACATCAAAACATTGAAAGACTTTTGTAACAAAGAACAGGAATGGATCCGTCACAGGAAGGCCGAGATAACGATTATGAGAGATATCAAAACACGTGAAAAACAAATCTCAGGCAATGTTAAAagggaggagctggaggaggtgcTGGGAGAAGTTCTAAACGACACTCTGGAGGGACTGAGGAATCTGCAGCCCTTCCTGGATGCGGTAGAAAGGCTAGCAGTCACCTCACTGTTTGTGTTCATGGACAAAAGCGTCCAGTTGGTGGGGGTGAGCTCTGAAGCTGTACGATCAGTGATTTCCACTGCCCGAATGGTGTCTCCGCTCCTCATCCATTTCAAGAGAGATGCAGGAGCCTTCTTCTTGCCGAACCTCGGCAACGTGGACGTCCTGATCTTTCAGCTGGACAAATACATAGGCTTCACCCAACAGCTCTGCAGGACAAT ATCCAAAAACAGGCCGGGAGTTAAAGACATATGCAA caacccTTTATGGGAGTTCAGTTTCACTATGAATGGATCTACAATAAGCTTGATTGACCACTTGAGCAAAATTAG AAAGGACGAGTCGTTCCGGCTGTCCTTCTTGTTTAAAGAAAATGCTCAATACTTCATGGAGACGTACAGCGAATGCCGAACACGGATGTTCCGGTTTCTGTCAAAACTAGAAGAGACCGCAGTTAAGCTGGACAAGATGAAAAAGggctccagcatctccactgtgGCGGGCAGTTCAGTGGGCATTGCTGGAAGTGTCTTGTCCATCGTGGGCTTGGCTCTCGCCCCTGTGACTGCAGGAGTATCCCTGGCCCTCACACTCACTGGGGTCGGGTTGGGGGTCACCAGCGGAGTCAACAGCTTAGTCACGGGCATAActgaaatggcagttaacaaaCATCATGGGGGGACTGCCAACAACATCTTCCAGAAATTCATGAAGGACGTGCAAAGTATCCTAAACTGTCTAGAAAATGCCAGTAGTCAGTGTCCTGTTCCAACCGTGGATGAGTATGATATGGCCATAGCAGGAAAAGTGATCGCCCGCACTGGTGCAGTAAGCAGAGGTATTGACGCCCTTGTGGATGGGGCTTCGGCAGTGAGGGCTCTTAGGAGTAAGGAAGTGGCTAGGAAGGCTGTGAGTTTGGGGCTCCAGGAGGCCAAAGCAGCTCGCAACATCCCCAAACTTGCTGCAGACCTGCCCGACATTGGGCAGCTGGCTAAGGGCACTCCTCTGGCTCTTTCAAAAATGGCCAGGGCTGGGTTTATTACCCTGAACGCCCTCTTCATCGGCGTAGATGTGTTTTTTATCTGCAAAGAAAGTGAGAGTCTAGCCAAAGGGGAACAAAGCGAAATGTCTCAGCTCCTTCGATGTAGATCATCGCTGTGGCGAACGGAGATCGACTCATGGGATAAGATCTGTATGAGCCTGTATGAACAGAAAGATACATTCAAGGAGAACCTGGACATTCTTGATCAACCACTTAACTTGGCTGGATTTTGGTTAGCAATATGGAAGTGTtggaagggtattaaaaagatctCAAATGCATTTACAGATTTATTAGAGTTAGTGGAATAA